One Salmo salar chromosome ssa01, Ssal_v3.1, whole genome shotgun sequence DNA window includes the following coding sequences:
- the LOC106570078 gene encoding lymphotoxin-alpha produces MDKCARNSEIPHDTVISMAQQESVVLLVKHCQEMKRQESRLRLVTLFLVLGCAAVFVFTQRVNRDCNEKHSLKPAEYSRQQAIDRQGQNLKPSAHLTTSSRCNSVPEDYIQWEHKAIGLVHMQNFTYDEKKHALVVPQGGRYFVYVGVNFRMPDKDKVSGEIHFLSLKVLKFSNSYQDNCLIMEVKDSIPDNRRGARTVYTGQVVALEEGDLLRVSINEDNYELIDCSTETTMYIGAFLL; encoded by the exons ATGGATAAGTGCGCAAGGAACAGCGAGATTCCTCACGATACCGTGATTTCAATGGCGCAGCAAGAGTCTGTTGTTCTTTTGGTCAAACACTGTCAAGAAATGAAGCGACAGGAGAGTCGCTTGCGTCTTGTCACGTTATTCTTGGTTCTGGGTTGTGCAGCTGTATTTGTCTTTACCCAGCGTGTGAATAGAGACTGTAATGAGAAG CATTCACTCAAACCTGCAGAATACTCACGACAGCAAGCTATAG ATCGGCAAGGACAGAACCTGAAGCCAAGCGCTCACCTGACAA CATCATCAAGGTGCAACTCAGTGCCTGAAGATTACATCCAATGGGAACACAAGGCCATTGGCTTGGTGCACATGCAAAATTTCACCTATGATGAGAAAAAGCATGCTCTGGTTGTCCCTCAGGGAGGCCGATACTTTGTCTACGTAGGGGTCAACTTTCGAATGCCGGATAAAGACAAGGTATCTGGCGAGATCCATTTTCTTAGCCTGAAAGTCCTGAAATTCTCCAATAGCTACCAAGATAATTGTCTTATCATGGAAGTCAAGGATAGCATACCAGACAATAGGAGAGGAGCGAGGACTGTGTACACGGGACAGGTGGTTGCTCTGGAGGAAGGGGACCTCCTGAGGGTGTCCATTAATGAAGACAATTATGAACTGATTGACTGTTCAACAGAGACTACCATGTATATTGGTGCTTTTCTCCTCTAG